GATGTGTTGATACAGGTGCTTCACAAGGCTCAGGAACTGTTCGGATACCTTCCGGCAGATGTCCTCGAGTTCATCTCGGACAAACTCAATGTTCCGTTCTCCAAAATCTACGGTGTGGTCACTTTCTACAACTTTTTCTCCACAAAACCCAAAGGAAAGCATCAGATCAAAGTATGTCTTGGAACAGCTTGCTACGTGAAGGGAGCAGACAGGATCTTCGAAAGATTTCTCGAAGAACTCAAGGTAAATCCAGA
The genomic region above belongs to Thermotoga sp. and contains:
- a CDS encoding NAD(P)H-dependent oxidoreductase subunit E; the encoded protein is MVKSKEEIFKELDEYIEKNDYEGKKDVLIQVLHKAQELFGYLPADVLEFISDKLNVPFSKIYGVVTFYNFFSTKPKGKHQIKVCLGTACYVKGADRIFERFLEELKVNPDEPTSDGLFSVHGVRCLGACSMAPVVMVDDNDFYGRVTPDMVPQIINKYRREG